The following proteins are co-located in the Armatimonadota bacterium genome:
- a CDS encoding DSD1 family PLP-dependent enzyme, with amino-acid sequence MAPRWPIGRPVEDLDTPALVLDIDIAQRNIDRMADFFADKHCKLRPHFKNHKCPQLMKRQLVREAVGVTCAKVSEAEVCVRRGMMDVLIANQVVGARKIERLLGLIDPAIVRVAVDDEDNCREISQMAEAAGKQVGVLIEVEIGMKRCGVMPGEPTLELARLIQSLPGLRFDGLQGFEGHSVLMVDDDERNSVTGSSIGLMVETRRLIEAAGIPVAIVSGGGTGTYDLTGTTPGVDELQAGTYVTMDWRYKDTRPEFELALSVLATCISAKEPTRAVLDVGVKGVGAEFGPPRVMGRPDIDITFFLSEEHGFLNVHGEPLQVGQKVHLLPSHACTTCNLHRRMFVCSEGRVVDVWPIEGSGKLQ; translated from the coding sequence ATGGCTCCCCGCTGGCCCATCGGCCGCCCCGTGGAAGACCTGGACACACCCGCGCTGGTGCTGGACATCGACATTGCCCAGCGCAATATCGACCGCATGGCAGATTTTTTCGCGGACAAGCACTGCAAGCTGCGCCCGCATTTCAAGAACCACAAGTGCCCCCAACTCATGAAGCGGCAGTTGGTGCGCGAGGCCGTGGGCGTCACCTGCGCCAAAGTGAGTGAAGCCGAGGTCTGTGTTCGCCGCGGCATGATGGATGTGCTCATCGCCAACCAGGTGGTGGGCGCGCGGAAGATCGAGCGCCTCCTGGGTCTCATCGACCCCGCGATAGTGCGCGTTGCTGTGGACGATGAGGACAACTGCCGCGAGATCTCGCAGATGGCCGAGGCCGCAGGCAAGCAGGTGGGGGTGCTCATCGAGGTGGAGATCGGGATGAAGCGCTGCGGCGTCATGCCTGGCGAACCCACGCTCGAACTGGCACGGCTCATCCAGAGCCTGCCCGGCCTGCGCTTCGACGGATTGCAGGGCTTCGAGGGGCATTCGGTGCTCATGGTGGACGATGATGAGCGGAACTCGGTGACCGGAAGCTCCATCGGCCTCATGGTGGAGACGAGGCGGCTCATCGAGGCCGCAGGCATCCCGGTTGCCATCGTCAGCGGCGGTGGAACGGGTACCTACGACCTCACCGGTACCACGCCCGGGGTGGACGAGCTCCAGGCCGGGACCTATGTGACCATGGACTGGCGGTATAAGGACACGCGGCCCGAGTTCGAGCTTGCGCTGTCGGTTCTGGCGACCTGCATCAGCGCGAAAGAGCCCACCCGCGCGGTACTGGATGTGGGCGTGAAAGGCGTGGGCGCGGAGTTCGGCCCGCCGCGTGTGATGGGACGTCCCGACATCGACATTACTTTCTTCCTGTCCGAAGAGCACGGGTTCCTCAATGTTCACGGCGAACCCCTGCAGGTCGGCCAGAAGGTCCACCTGCTGCCTTCTCACGCCTGCACAACCTGCAACCTGCACCGGCGCATGTTCGTGTGCAGCGAAGGCCGAGTGGTGGACGTCTGGCCTATTGAAGGCTCAGGCAAACTCCAGTGA
- a CDS encoding MFS transporter — protein sequence MATENLTEDALATRRQARRSILLLSGTFFFLFAGAGAQQLYITPYLQDCTDWTGMMRGMVAATVYISMMVFRVANVYLLRGWSHQRLTFVGSLTYTLFTVAMLATFYVKSYPLALAGAAIWGWGGAAMWTGTTMMVFKAAQEGKRYGISTGILYSATHAGWLAGTIVLGIVYQNQNWEPYTVYVVAMAITIIGNVLAALHPVDDDSTMAKPQRGELRRLMQRSKVRIAGFLLTTSSLSFGFMLSVFGDHVKAQFGEEYIWVTAMFYPGCRMVTSIVGGALNDRIGQAWTMAGGFVSAAVALWLATQWSTVVSAAIAATALALLNGTVPVVATAMIGDSADSKRQPLAYGAVFAFRDLGVVLAAVWGKVLMGPSAEFTHTFNTFALVFLACGAVALMLRKHALERL from the coding sequence GTGGCAACCGAGAACCTGACTGAGGACGCGCTGGCTACCCGGAGGCAGGCCAGGCGATCCATTCTCCTCCTTTCCGGCACCTTCTTCTTCCTCTTCGCAGGCGCCGGAGCCCAGCAACTGTATATCACGCCGTACCTGCAGGACTGCACCGACTGGACCGGCATGATGCGGGGTATGGTCGCAGCCACCGTATATATAAGCATGATGGTCTTCCGCGTGGCAAATGTCTACCTCCTGCGCGGCTGGTCACACCAGCGCCTGACCTTCGTGGGTTCGCTCACCTACACGCTCTTCACCGTCGCAATGCTCGCTACTTTCTACGTCAAGAGCTACCCGCTTGCGCTTGCCGGAGCGGCAATCTGGGGCTGGGGCGGGGCGGCTATGTGGACGGGCACCACGATGATGGTCTTCAAAGCCGCCCAAGAGGGGAAGCGGTATGGGATCAGTACCGGCATCCTGTATAGCGCCACGCACGCGGGATGGCTTGCCGGAACCATCGTCCTGGGGATCGTATACCAAAATCAGAACTGGGAGCCATACACGGTATATGTGGTGGCCATGGCGATCACCATCATCGGGAACGTGCTGGCCGCCCTGCACCCGGTGGATGACGATTCGACAATGGCGAAGCCCCAGCGTGGCGAGCTCCGCCGGCTGATGCAGCGGTCGAAGGTGCGCATCGCGGGCTTTCTCCTGACCACGTCCTCGCTGTCCTTCGGCTTCATGCTCAGCGTCTTCGGGGATCATGTGAAGGCCCAGTTCGGCGAGGAGTACATCTGGGTCACCGCAATGTTCTATCCAGGCTGCCGCATGGTGACCAGCATCGTGGGCGGGGCTCTCAACGACCGCATCGGGCAGGCATGGACCATGGCCGGAGGGTTTGTGTCGGCAGCCGTGGCCCTGTGGCTGGCGACCCAGTGGTCTACGGTGGTCTCGGCAGCAATCGCCGCCACCGCACTGGCCCTGCTGAACGGAACCGTCCCGGTGGTTGCTACCGCGATGATCGGCGATTCTGCCGACAGTAAGCGCCAGCCACTTGCATACGGTGCGGTGTTCGCGTTTCGGGACCTGGGTGTGGTGCTCGCGGCGGTCTGGGGGAAGGTCCTCATGGGCCCCAGCGCGGAGTTCACACACACCTTCAACACCTTCGCGCTGGTCTTCCTGGCCTGCGGCGCTGTGGCGCTCATGCTGCGCAAACACGCCCTCGAGCGCCTCTGA
- a CDS encoding CHASE2 domain-containing protein — translation MLRDRRSSLTLALMGFVAAQVLSWAGWLRSVDNGLLSLAFHQRGTRPAAPQVTVIALDPLDVYPDPGAPESSPAATYAALVERLHTGGAQAIALDVPMASLLATRGAGSPANRRLAEAIRQARNVVLPCVLEPPGIAAGRTYPQVPARFSLGEGTLPVPAELVDGVLLAPALELTRHAAGLGHVNLYPDVDGVIRTLPVVTSAHGLLWPSLALEAVRVHRGLPPGSAAVSAGNVRLGDTHLAVTPAGEMFINFAGGYKHYPYLDARDVLESDSESLREAVSGKVVLIGPTSHTGYWRTPIHPVMPGVELTANAVGNLLQNSWLRQPAPWVPVLVSLLLALALGLACPQGRAAYAAMVSGTLVAGVLVVALLLFTSGLWLPAGNVLATVVIGGLVLIVRSASYAERARERAEARLDSRLDAITGIGALIVSTIDRRRLLDEVVHWVERELDVPAVSILLLDERRRKLVFEVASGEKGRQVQAFSLELGEGVAGTVAATGQALIVDKASADPRHQRFISDAVDFPVQSILCVPIALHGEVIGVIEALNKRSGPFTSQDTDLLTVIAQQAALFLETARLYSEMQRRVDEATAGLRRANRDITSQKARLETLLAELESGVIYTDNRDRVVTWNRTVERLLGVRAEQAIGQPVLALIGHPGLSDLLARPLSLMGGRAAEELEMSVDGHTVFLRASVNTVAEEDGFGKLVLLTDITRLKELDRMKTDFVSFVSHELQNPLASIRGFAHLLQQKTEADSPNARLIRFLNQQATRMQWLVEDFLDISRIDSGVPLSIQFREIDDVQGMIQQVFELYAVTTQDHEFVVEVAEELPPFEADRRKLEQVLVNLVGNAVKYSPDGGEVKVVVERSGDDVLFSVLDEGIGISKEDVEHLFQRFRRAPGTRERVRGTGIGLFLCRYLVEAQGGRIYAEPREKGSAFRFTIPLRPVDGSDDNGRPATGSAQAG, via the coding sequence ATGCTCCGCGACCGACGTTCATCCCTGACACTGGCTCTGATGGGGTTCGTGGCTGCCCAGGTGCTCTCCTGGGCCGGATGGCTGCGCTCTGTGGACAACGGACTCCTGTCGCTGGCATTCCACCAGCGCGGGACTCGCCCTGCGGCGCCGCAGGTGACCGTCATCGCACTTGATCCCCTGGACGTGTACCCTGATCCCGGCGCGCCGGAATCATCACCTGCCGCGACGTATGCCGCACTGGTTGAGCGCCTTCATACCGGCGGCGCGCAGGCCATCGCGCTGGACGTGCCCATGGCTTCCCTGCTGGCCACTCGCGGCGCCGGATCGCCGGCTAACCGGCGACTTGCAGAGGCGATCCGCCAGGCCCGGAATGTGGTCCTGCCGTGCGTCCTGGAGCCACCGGGGATCGCCGCGGGGCGCACCTACCCCCAGGTGCCGGCACGGTTCAGTCTAGGCGAGGGCACGCTCCCCGTTCCGGCCGAGCTGGTGGACGGGGTGCTGCTTGCGCCGGCATTGGAGCTCACCCGGCACGCCGCCGGGCTGGGTCACGTGAACCTTTACCCTGACGTGGATGGGGTCATCCGGACGCTGCCCGTGGTCACCTCCGCACACGGCCTCCTGTGGCCCTCTTTGGCCCTGGAAGCGGTTCGCGTCCACCGTGGTCTGCCGCCGGGTTCCGCCGCTGTTAGCGCGGGGAATGTGCGCCTGGGAGACACCCACCTGGCCGTCACCCCTGCAGGCGAGATGTTCATCAACTTCGCCGGGGGATACAAGCACTACCCCTATCTGGATGCCCGCGACGTGCTTGAGAGCGATTCGGAGAGCCTGCGCGAAGCCGTATCAGGCAAGGTGGTGCTGATTGGCCCAACAAGCCACACGGGATACTGGCGCACTCCGATCCACCCGGTCATGCCTGGAGTCGAACTGACCGCCAACGCCGTGGGCAATCTGCTGCAGAACAGCTGGTTGCGCCAGCCTGCGCCGTGGGTCCCTGTGCTCGTGTCGTTGCTGCTTGCGCTGGCTCTGGGGCTCGCATGTCCGCAGGGCAGGGCGGCTTACGCGGCAATGGTGAGCGGAACCCTGGTGGCCGGGGTGCTGGTGGTCGCGTTACTGCTCTTTACGTCCGGCTTATGGCTGCCCGCCGGGAATGTCCTGGCCACTGTGGTCATCGGCGGCCTGGTGCTCATCGTGCGCTCGGCCTCCTATGCCGAACGTGCACGGGAACGCGCCGAAGCCCGGCTGGATTCGCGCCTGGACGCCATCACGGGCATCGGCGCGCTGATCGTCTCCACCATCGATCGCCGGCGCCTGCTGGACGAGGTGGTTCACTGGGTTGAGCGCGAACTCGACGTGCCCGCAGTGTCGATTTTGCTCCTGGATGAACGCCGGCGGAAGCTGGTCTTCGAGGTGGCCTCCGGCGAGAAAGGCCGCCAGGTCCAGGCGTTTTCACTTGAGCTGGGCGAGGGAGTAGCAGGGACTGTGGCGGCCACCGGACAAGCGCTTATCGTGGACAAGGCCTCAGCGGATCCCCGCCACCAGCGATTCATCTCCGATGCCGTGGACTTCCCGGTGCAGTCGATCCTCTGCGTCCCCATCGCTCTTCACGGCGAGGTGATCGGGGTCATCGAGGCCCTGAACAAGCGCTCGGGGCCATTCACGAGCCAGGACACCGACTTGCTCACCGTCATCGCCCAGCAGGCTGCGCTGTTCCTGGAGACCGCCCGACTGTACTCCGAAATGCAGCGGCGGGTGGATGAGGCCACAGCAGGTCTGCGCCGGGCGAACCGAGACATCACCAGCCAGAAGGCCCGCCTGGAGACCCTTCTCGCGGAACTGGAATCGGGGGTCATCTACACCGACAACCGTGATCGGGTGGTCACCTGGAACCGCACCGTGGAGCGCCTCCTGGGAGTCCGGGCCGAGCAGGCAATCGGGCAGCCGGTCCTGGCGCTCATCGGCCACCCCGGCCTGTCTGACCTCCTTGCCCGACCGCTGTCGCTCATGGGCGGACGGGCCGCAGAAGAGCTTGAGATGTCGGTGGATGGGCACACTGTCTTCCTGCGGGCGTCGGTGAACACGGTGGCCGAGGAAGACGGGTTCGGCAAGCTCGTGCTCCTCACGGACATCACCCGGCTCAAGGAACTGGACCGGATGAAGACCGATTTCGTCTCTTTCGTCTCACACGAACTGCAGAATCCGTTGGCGTCTATCCGCGGCTTCGCCCATCTCCTGCAGCAGAAGACCGAGGCGGATTCACCCAATGCGCGCCTGATCCGGTTCCTCAACCAGCAGGCGACGCGGATGCAGTGGCTGGTCGAGGACTTCCTCGACATCTCGCGCATCGATTCGGGCGTGCCACTGTCCATCCAGTTTCGGGAGATCGACGATGTGCAGGGCATGATCCAGCAAGTCTTCGAACTATACGCGGTGACCACTCAGGACCACGAGTTCGTGGTCGAGGTTGCCGAGGAACTGCCGCCCTTCGAAGCAGACCGGCGCAAGCTGGAGCAGGTCCTGGTGAACCTCGTGGGCAATGCTGTGAAATACTCGCCGGACGGCGGCGAGGTGAAAGTCGTCGTCGAGCGCAGTGGCGATGACGTGCTTTTTTCCGTCCTCGACGAGGGCATCGGCATCTCCAAGGAGGACGTCGAGCACCTCTTCCAGCGGTTCCGTCGCGCCCCGGGAACCCGTGAGAGAGTGCGGGGGACCGGAATCGGACTGTTCCTGTGCCGGTATCTCGTAGAGGCCCAGGGCGGTCGCATCTATGCCGAGCCCCGGGAGAAGGGCTCTGCATTCCGGTTCACCATCCCCCTGCGCCCGGTGGACGGGAGTGATGACAATGGGCGTCCGGCCACCGGTTCCGCTCAAGCTGGGTGA
- a CDS encoding DUF951 domain-containing protein: MGVRPPVPLKLGDVLELKKPHACGANRWEVIRLGQDIRLRCQGCDRLVMLPRSRLERRIRKIEGPVDSAPSES; the protein is encoded by the coding sequence ATGGGCGTCCGGCCACCGGTTCCGCTCAAGCTGGGTGACGTGTTAGAATTGAAGAAGCCGCACGCCTGCGGCGCGAATCGCTGGGAAGTCATTCGCCTGGGGCAGGATATTCGCCTGCGCTGCCAGGGCTGCGACCGCCTGGTGATGCTTCCGCGGTCAAGACTGGAGCGCCGCATCCGCAAGATCGAGGGACCCGTGGATTCCGCGCCGTCGGAAAGCTGA
- a CDS encoding SRPBCC family protein has translation MPTVNAEIAVAAPVDRVYQIARDIEKFPEFMDDVESVEILEQTPEKQVSKWGSIIKEFNRTITWTEADYWDDAAKTCRWEQLEGDFTRYEGEWQFVSDGEGSIARLTINYEYTVPLIGALIQGLLLKKMQANVQSMLEAIKARAEQG, from the coding sequence ATGCCAACTGTCAACGCTGAGATTGCCGTGGCCGCGCCCGTGGATCGCGTCTACCAGATTGCCCGGGACATTGAGAAGTTCCCGGAGTTCATGGATGACGTCGAGAGCGTGGAGATCCTCGAACAGACCCCCGAGAAGCAGGTCAGCAAGTGGGGCAGCATAATCAAAGAGTTCAACCGCACCATCACCTGGACTGAAGCGGACTACTGGGACGACGCGGCGAAGACCTGCCGGTGGGAGCAGCTCGAAGGAGACTTCACCCGGTACGAGGGCGAATGGCAGTTCGTGTCAGACGGCGAGGGTTCCATCGCGCGGCTTACCATCAACTACGAATACACCGTGCCACTCATCGGCGCGCTGATCCAGGGCTTGCTTCTGAAGAAAATGCAGGCCAACGTGCAGTCGATGCTGGAGGCCATCAAGGCCCGGGCCGAACAGGGGTAG
- a CDS encoding DUF1559 domain-containing protein translates to MTRRGFTLIELLVVIAIIAILAAILFPVFARAREKARQSSCLSNVKQIGLGALMYCQDHDDRFPPKWWWYVHVPTGYTLSTNYLTWAECIMPYINNDQIFQCPSYQQTQNQMPYATFPFTYNYNGANPDPALGIDSAGLDWCPQGNVKMPATTIMIYDGWTMDTWWYAPNHAALFNREPGTTGWTSVHWDLVERHNDGANVCFVDGHGKWLNTATASMFTRGADPN, encoded by the coding sequence ATGACCCGTCGCGGCTTCACACTCATCGAGTTGCTGGTGGTGATCGCGATCATCGCCATCCTTGCCGCTATCCTCTTCCCGGTGTTCGCGAGAGCGCGGGAGAAAGCGCGGCAGAGCAGTTGTCTGTCCAACGTAAAGCAGATCGGACTTGGGGCATTGATGTATTGCCAGGACCACGACGACCGCTTTCCCCCCAAGTGGTGGTGGTATGTGCACGTTCCCACCGGGTACACGTTGTCCACGAACTACCTGACATGGGCGGAGTGCATCATGCCGTACATCAATAACGACCAGATTTTCCAGTGCCCCTCATACCAGCAGACCCAGAACCAGATGCCCTATGCCACCTTCCCCTTCACATACAACTACAACGGTGCGAACCCGGACCCGGCACTGGGGATCGACTCGGCGGGTCTCGACTGGTGCCCACAAGGCAATGTGAAAATGCCCGCGACGACAATTATGATCTACGATGGATGGACCATGGACACGTGGTGGTATGCGCCCAACCACGCGGCGCTGTTCAACCGCGAACCGGGGACAACCGGGTGGACCTCCGTTCACTGGGATCTCGTCGAGCGCCACAATGACGGCGCCAACGTCTGTTTCGTGGACGGACACGGCAAGTGGCTCAATACCGCCACGGCGAGCATGTTCACCCGCGGAGCCGACCCGAACTAG
- a CDS encoding Gfo/Idh/MocA family oxidoreductase, with amino-acid sequence MTDVRVGFVGAGYMAQVAHIPCFQQASGARVTALASSRPGLLNQVADRFGIEKRYASHSELGADPEIDLAVVVVPPELNVDICADLLEAGKDVICEKPVSLRAVDAEHLRDVSARTGKQLLVGFMKRFDLGVRAAKAVVDHWQTTGEAGKLLYARAHSFIGGDWQANIGGLFPTIKTDEPMSAKPTSPMPDWLPEKFAGAWGPYYFTNHVHSHDMDLLAYFLGQDFRVCDADWSRDVKRVCIEYGNAVAQLEIAKCSANTRWDEELALYFEGGSVRVKLPPPLLINVPADVEIYAMGDRQEIRLPQVKYSWSFLEQAQNAVDVVAGKAEAICTIEDGLTQVRMTEAIFTVLAGS; translated from the coding sequence ATGACTGACGTGCGTGTCGGTTTCGTAGGCGCCGGATACATGGCGCAAGTCGCACACATTCCCTGTTTTCAGCAGGCTTCCGGGGCAAGGGTCACGGCCCTCGCCTCTTCGCGGCCCGGACTGCTCAACCAGGTGGCTGACCGGTTCGGCATCGAGAAACGTTACGCGTCCCATTCGGAACTCGGCGCCGACCCGGAGATCGACCTCGCGGTGGTCGTCGTGCCGCCGGAGCTGAACGTGGACATCTGCGCGGACCTGCTCGAAGCGGGAAAGGATGTGATCTGCGAGAAGCCTGTCTCACTCCGGGCGGTTGACGCAGAGCATTTGCGGGACGTCTCCGCGCGTACCGGTAAGCAGCTCCTGGTGGGGTTCATGAAGCGCTTTGATCTCGGCGTCCGGGCAGCCAAGGCGGTTGTAGACCACTGGCAGACCACAGGCGAGGCGGGCAAGTTGTTGTACGCGCGGGCGCACTCCTTCATCGGCGGCGACTGGCAGGCCAACATCGGCGGTCTCTTCCCTACCATCAAGACCGATGAGCCGATGAGCGCCAAGCCCACGTCGCCTATGCCCGACTGGCTGCCCGAGAAGTTTGCGGGGGCTTGGGGCCCGTACTACTTCACGAACCACGTCCACAGCCACGACATGGACCTGCTCGCGTATTTCCTCGGGCAAGATTTCCGGGTATGTGATGCCGACTGGAGCCGGGATGTGAAGCGAGTCTGCATCGAATACGGCAATGCGGTCGCCCAACTGGAAATAGCAAAGTGCAGCGCCAACACGCGCTGGGACGAGGAGCTCGCGCTGTATTTCGAGGGCGGTTCGGTGCGAGTGAAGCTCCCCCCGCCGCTGCTCATCAACGTTCCGGCAGACGTAGAAATCTATGCGATGGGTGACAGGCAGGAAATCAGGCTGCCGCAGGTGAAGTATAGCTGGTCATTCCTCGAACAAGCGCAGAATGCGGTGGATGTGGTGGCGGGGAAAGCAGAGGCAATCTGCACCATTGAGGACGGTCTGACGCAGGTGCGGATGACGGAAGCCATCTTCACGGTACTGGCGGGGTCATAG
- a CDS encoding heparinase II/III family protein, translating into MTHWIAAAIIAVLLPLCCFARDSGGMYTPERLANVRRNVERHDWAKTMRDRAVRNAASWVAKSDEELWRMVPGQDLPRCIDATMTYTKSGKVRPGCLVCGEKVFKFGNYPWIVDPAGKPWKITCPSCKTVYPTNDFGKYYESALDEHGLFDPEKGDRSLLFNAEHPDPADPLHKWGVDDGYGYIDADGNSHRFIGYYTWKHWQYVCAGVGVLAEAYVMTGDPLYARKCAVLLDRIADVYPAMDWGKYAKMGWYHSDGGSGRGKIEGRIWETGVLTNFARDYDKIITGLSDQPELYEFLAEMGRKYQLPTAKGSRELLMANIDDNILRCGAEAVRNQQIWGNEGMHQRAMAACAIALNTEPETSRMLDWIFAENGGHVPGIIVGGIDRDGVGAEAAPGYALGWGANLGTLADMLADYGKYEKHDIYRDFPQFAKTFTAGSRITILDYDTPSIGDTGATGDIGKVQSSPEFIVRGYRYLKDAQIALAAYRANGNSAAGLGRSIFDEDPDRISREVEQIALQSPALSGLGPHHMPGYGFLTLEYGQAKAGTGLFMYYGRNGGHGHKDRLNIGLYGFGFDLTPDLGYPEFATSWPQRNEFTDPTISHNTVLVDQIPQGVNWVGHPRFFKVLPGFQCAEVESSDVYASTRDYRRTVAMIQVSDWLGYALDVFRVEGGTDHMRGLHGPGVEVTTSGLKLTAQETGTLAGPDIAFGTTLPVGPKYGYSWLGRIEYDNLPPDNWTVDWKVQAGYRGATGAEDVHVRMWDFTPADDVVLADGEPPQNKAGNPRWLRYCLSHRAGEDLTSTFVALLEPYQGDPVIDRAERLPLPGDPHNGPVALRVYLKSGAVDTLIYSPDGAAVTVDDAISCQGRLAIVRTRDGVVESMALIAGTRLQYGDIVLSAPDAGHTGKVVRFDKDTLDDARLWVDADLPAGNTLVGQEIIIENDRARNACYTIERVEKDGDLTLISLGRVSLVRGYVDPNDYSKGFAYNFKEGASFVIPNHIYAECRGNQVLNVESTTRMDVSVRQP; encoded by the coding sequence ATGACACACTGGATCGCCGCTGCCATCATTGCTGTTCTCTTACCCCTCTGCTGTTTCGCCCGGGATTCTGGGGGCATGTACACCCCCGAACGCCTGGCCAATGTACGCCGGAACGTGGAGAGACACGACTGGGCGAAGACGATGCGAGACCGTGCCGTGAGAAATGCTGCTTCCTGGGTAGCAAAGTCCGACGAGGAGCTCTGGCGGATGGTGCCCGGGCAGGACCTGCCCCGTTGTATCGACGCGACGATGACTTACACCAAGTCGGGGAAGGTCCGTCCCGGATGTCTTGTCTGCGGCGAGAAAGTGTTCAAGTTCGGCAATTACCCCTGGATTGTGGATCCTGCCGGGAAGCCCTGGAAGATCACCTGCCCGTCATGCAAGACGGTCTACCCTACCAACGACTTCGGCAAGTACTACGAGAGTGCCCTCGACGAGCACGGGCTGTTCGACCCCGAGAAAGGCGACCGCTCCTTGTTGTTCAATGCCGAACACCCGGACCCGGCCGACCCGCTGCACAAGTGGGGCGTGGATGACGGCTACGGATACATCGATGCCGACGGCAACTCCCACCGGTTCATCGGCTACTACACCTGGAAACACTGGCAGTACGTCTGCGCCGGCGTGGGTGTGCTCGCGGAAGCCTACGTGATGACCGGCGATCCGCTCTACGCTCGCAAGTGCGCGGTGCTCCTGGACCGCATCGCCGACGTCTATCCGGCTATGGACTGGGGCAAGTACGCCAAGATGGGCTGGTACCACTCGGACGGCGGGAGTGGACGCGGGAAGATCGAGGGGCGGATCTGGGAGACCGGCGTCCTGACCAACTTCGCGCGAGACTACGACAAGATCATCACCGGCCTCTCGGACCAGCCTGAGCTGTATGAGTTTCTGGCCGAGATGGGCCGCAAGTACCAGTTACCCACCGCAAAGGGCAGCCGTGAACTGCTCATGGCCAACATCGACGATAACATCCTGCGTTGCGGCGCCGAAGCGGTGCGCAACCAGCAGATCTGGGGCAATGAGGGCATGCACCAGCGAGCGATGGCCGCCTGCGCCATCGCCCTGAACACAGAGCCCGAGACGTCCCGGATGCTGGACTGGATCTTCGCTGAGAATGGCGGACATGTGCCGGGCATCATCGTCGGTGGTATCGATCGGGACGGCGTCGGCGCTGAAGCCGCTCCAGGCTATGCGCTGGGATGGGGCGCGAACCTCGGCACTCTGGCGGACATGCTGGCGGACTACGGCAAGTACGAGAAGCACGATATCTATCGGGACTTCCCGCAGTTTGCAAAGACCTTCACCGCGGGATCGCGCATCACAATCCTGGACTATGACACCCCCTCCATCGGCGATACCGGCGCGACCGGAGACATTGGCAAGGTCCAGAGCTCGCCTGAGTTCATAGTGCGAGGATACCGGTATCTGAAGGACGCGCAGATCGCCCTGGCGGCATACCGGGCCAACGGGAACTCAGCAGCGGGCCTCGGACGGTCCATCTTCGACGAGGACCCGGACCGTATCAGCCGCGAAGTGGAGCAGATCGCGTTGCAATCCCCAGCGCTGTCGGGTCTTGGCCCGCATCACATGCCGGGCTATGGCTTCCTGACCCTGGAGTACGGTCAGGCGAAGGCCGGCACCGGCCTGTTCATGTACTACGGGCGCAATGGCGGTCATGGGCACAAGGACCGGCTCAACATCGGCCTGTACGGGTTCGGCTTTGACCTGACGCCGGACCTGGGCTACCCTGAGTTCGCCACAAGCTGGCCTCAGCGCAATGAATTCACCGACCCCACGATTTCCCACAACACCGTGCTGGTGGACCAGATCCCGCAAGGCGTCAACTGGGTGGGCCACCCGCGGTTCTTCAAGGTACTGCCGGGCTTCCAGTGCGCCGAGGTAGAGAGCAGTGACGTGTATGCGTCCACCCGGGATTACCGCCGTACTGTGGCGATGATACAGGTCTCCGACTGGCTGGGCTACGCGCTGGATGTATTCCGGGTGGAAGGCGGCACCGACCACATGCGTGGTCTTCACGGCCCCGGGGTTGAGGTAACGACATCGGGCCTCAAGCTCACAGCCCAGGAGACAGGGACACTCGCAGGGCCGGATATCGCCTTCGGCACCACGCTTCCGGTGGGGCCGAAGTACGGGTATTCCTGGCTCGGGCGGATTGAGTATGACAACCTGCCTCCGGACAACTGGACGGTGGACTGGAAGGTGCAGGCCGGATACCGCGGGGCCACGGGCGCCGAAGATGTTCACGTGCGGATGTGGGACTTTACGCCGGCGGACGACGTGGTTCTCGCGGACGGCGAGCCCCCGCAGAACAAGGCCGGGAACCCGCGCTGGCTGCGCTACTGCCTCTCCCACCGTGCAGGCGAGGACCTCACCAGTACCTTCGTCGCGCTGCTCGAGCCTTACCAGGGAGACCCCGTCATCGACCGCGCCGAGCGACTGCCACTTCCCGGCGACCCGCACAATGGTCCAGTGGCCTTGCGGGTGTACCTCAAGTCCGGCGCAGTGGACACCCTCATCTATTCACCGGATGGAGCCGCCGTTACGGTGGACGACGCTATCTCCTGCCAGGGCCGGCTGGCAATAGTGCGGACCCGAGACGGTGTGGTGGAAAGCATGGCGCTCATCGCCGGGACCCGCCTGCAGTACGGGGACATAGTCCTGAGCGCGCCCGATGCCGGTCATACCGGGAAAGTAGTGCGTTTCGACAAGGACACGCTGGACGACGCGCGGCTCTGGGTGGACGCGGACTTGCCTGCCGGCAATACGCTGGTCGGGCAGGAGATCATCATCGAAAACGACCGGGCGCGAAATGCGTGCTACACCATTGAGCGCGTGGAGAAAGACGGCGACTTGACGCTCATCTCCCTGGGTCGCGTGAGCCTGGTGCGCGGGTACGTAGACCCGAACGACTACTCGAAGGGATTTGCGTACAATTTCAAGGAAGGTGCTTCCTTTGTGATCCCGAACCACATTTACGCCGAGTGCCGGGGTAACCAGGTGCTCAACGTCGAATCCACCACCCGGATGGATGTCTCGGTGAGGCAGCCGTAG